The following proteins come from a genomic window of Clostridia bacterium:
- a CDS encoding Rrf2 family transcriptional regulator, with protein MYITTKGRYGTKALFELALRYGEGPVPLREIAEKQGLSEHYLEQLFSPLRKAGLVQSVRGAQGGYMLARDPQDITVGDVLRVLEGPIAPTECSLGGPDYAYRFCGEKTVCVAQDVWIKVRRAIEDVVDNITLADLVEQDREARQRLAHMYYI; from the coding sequence GTGTACATCACGACCAAAGGCCGTTACGGCACGAAGGCTCTTTTTGAGCTCGCCCTGCGGTACGGCGAAGGCCCCGTGCCTTTGCGTGAAATCGCGGAGAAACAAGGCCTTTCGGAACACTATCTGGAGCAGCTTTTTTCGCCGCTGCGCAAGGCCGGTCTCGTGCAGAGCGTGCGCGGCGCGCAGGGCGGCTACATGCTCGCCCGGGATCCGCAGGATATTACCGTCGGAGACGTGCTCCGCGTGCTGGAAGGGCCGATCGCGCCCACGGAATGCTCCCTGGGCGGCCCGGATTACGCGTACCGCTTCTGCGGGGAAAAGACGGTCTGCGTCGCCCAGGACGTGTGGATCAAGGTGCGGCGCGCCATCGAGGACGTCGTCGACAACATCACCCTGGCCGACCTCGTCGAGCAGGATCGCGAGGCGCGGCAGCGACTGGCTCACATGTACTACATCTGA
- a CDS encoding cysteine desulfurase, with product MGQLYFDYAATTPVHPDVAAVMLETLRENWGNPSSIHATGRAARRALDEARRRVAELIHAPHFRDVIFTSGGSEADNLAVLGAARARAEEGRRHVVTSAIEHHAVLDACHALRAEGFDVTVVPVDGEGFVDPDEVRRALRPDTALVTVMLANNEMGAIQPVAEIARVAHEVGAWVHTDAVQAVGQIPVDVQALDVDLLSLSAHKIYGPKGVGALYVRSGLRLKPLTFGGGQERAWRPGTENAAGIAGLGKAAKLAMAALAEGEPARLTALRDRLIAGILDRVPGARLNGPAGEGRLPNNVNVSLADVDGEALLVHLDLAGLAASSGSACTSGSIEPSHVLLALGLPRELAAAGLRLTVGRPTTEQDVDRALAILEEAVARVRKVRSA from the coding sequence ATGGGCCAGCTGTACTTTGACTACGCGGCCACGACCCCGGTCCACCCGGACGTGGCCGCGGTCATGTTGGAGACCCTCCGGGAGAACTGGGGCAACCCGTCGAGCATCCACGCGACGGGCCGGGCGGCGCGCCGGGCGCTGGACGAAGCCCGTCGCCGCGTGGCGGAGCTCATCCATGCCCCGCACTTCCGGGACGTCATCTTCACAAGCGGCGGCAGCGAGGCCGACAACCTCGCCGTGCTGGGCGCCGCGCGCGCGCGGGCGGAGGAGGGGCGCCGGCACGTCGTGACGAGCGCCATCGAACACCACGCCGTGCTGGACGCGTGCCACGCCCTCCGCGCCGAGGGATTCGACGTCACCGTGGTGCCGGTCGACGGCGAGGGGTTCGTCGACCCTGACGAGGTCCGCCGCGCGCTGCGGCCGGACACGGCGCTCGTCACGGTCATGCTGGCCAACAACGAGATGGGCGCCATTCAGCCCGTCGCCGAGATCGCGCGCGTGGCGCACGAGGTGGGCGCCTGGGTCCACACGGACGCCGTGCAGGCCGTCGGCCAGATCCCGGTCGACGTGCAGGCGTTGGACGTCGACCTGCTCTCGCTCTCGGCGCACAAGATCTACGGCCCGAAGGGCGTGGGCGCGCTCTACGTGCGCAGCGGCCTGCGCCTCAAGCCTCTGACGTTCGGCGGCGGGCAGGAGCGGGCGTGGCGCCCCGGCACCGAGAACGCCGCCGGCATTGCGGGGCTCGGCAAGGCGGCGAAGTTGGCGATGGCCGCGCTCGCGGAGGGCGAGCCGGCGCGGCTCACCGCCTTGCGCGACCGCCTGATCGCCGGCATCCTGGACCGCGTGCCCGGCGCGCGCCTGAACGGGCCCGCCGGCGAGGGACGCCTGCCGAACAACGTCAACGTGAGCCTCGCGGACGTGGACGGCGAGGCGCTGCTCGTCCACCTCGACCTGGCCGGGCTTGCCGCGTCCAGCGGCTCCGCCTGCACGTCCGGCAGCATCGAGCCGTCGCACGTGCTCCTGGCGCTCGGGCTGCCGCGGGAGCTTGCGGCGGCCGGGCTGCGCCTGACCGTCGGCCGCCCGACGACGGAACAGGACGTCGACCGCGCGCTCGCCATCCTTGAGGAGGCCGTGGCGCGCGTGAGAAAGGTGAGATCCGCATGA
- a CDS encoding replication-associated recombination protein A: MRPRTLDEVVGQEHLVGPGRILRRMLESGALRSLILFGPPGTGKTSLVHIIARTAGRPFVSLNAVSSGVKELREAIDAAGPGGLVLHVDEVHRFARNQVETLLPAVEDGRVIFIGTTTENPFLSLPPALRSRSTILELKPLSPADVETALRRALADEERGLAAWRPVVDDDLLKKLARAVGGDLRAALNALELAVLTAPETPEGRAVEEERLWECLRAELHTFSESDGYDLLSALQKSVRGSDPDAALFYLARLVSVRFDLATIGRRLVVMAAEDVGNAYPQATSIALAAAQAALMVGYPEARIPLAQAVAFLAACPKSNAAYAGLEKALRDVEAGKGLTVPPHLRDAHYSGAARLGRGVGYLYPHDYPGNWVDQPYLPEDLRDARYYEPTSNGMEQTIRERLERLRAQRRSKGPDNFSSH; the protein is encoded by the coding sequence GGCCGCGCACGCTGGACGAGGTCGTCGGCCAGGAGCACCTCGTGGGCCCCGGCCGCATCCTGCGCCGGATGCTGGAATCGGGCGCGCTCCGCTCCCTCATCCTCTTCGGGCCGCCGGGGACGGGCAAGACGAGCCTCGTCCACATCATCGCCCGCACCGCGGGCCGGCCGTTCGTCTCGCTGAACGCCGTCAGCAGCGGCGTCAAGGAGCTGCGCGAGGCCATCGACGCGGCGGGCCCCGGCGGCCTCGTCCTCCATGTGGACGAGGTCCACCGCTTCGCGCGCAACCAGGTGGAGACGCTGCTTCCGGCCGTGGAGGACGGCCGCGTGATCTTCATCGGGACGACGACCGAGAACCCCTTTCTCTCGCTGCCGCCCGCCTTGCGAAGCCGCTCGACGATCCTGGAGCTCAAGCCGCTTTCCCCGGCGGACGTCGAGACGGCCCTGCGGCGCGCGCTCGCGGACGAGGAGCGCGGCCTCGCGGCCTGGCGGCCCGTCGTGGACGACGACCTGTTGAAGAAGCTCGCGCGCGCGGTCGGCGGCGACCTGCGCGCGGCGCTCAACGCCCTGGAGCTCGCCGTGCTCACGGCGCCGGAGACGCCGGAGGGTCGCGCGGTCGAGGAGGAACGGCTGTGGGAGTGCCTGCGCGCCGAGTTGCACACGTTCTCGGAGTCGGACGGCTACGACCTCCTCAGCGCGCTGCAGAAGAGCGTCCGCGGCAGCGATCCCGACGCCGCGCTGTTCTACCTCGCGCGCCTCGTGTCGGTGCGCTTCGACCTCGCCACCATCGGCCGGCGCCTCGTCGTCATGGCCGCGGAGGACGTCGGCAACGCCTACCCGCAAGCCACGTCCATCGCGCTGGCCGCGGCGCAGGCGGCGCTGATGGTGGGCTACCCGGAAGCGCGCATCCCGCTCGCGCAGGCCGTCGCCTTTCTCGCGGCGTGTCCCAAGTCGAACGCGGCCTACGCCGGTCTGGAGAAGGCCCTGCGCGACGTCGAGGCGGGCAAGGGCCTGACCGTCCCGCCGCACCTGCGTGACGCCCACTACAGCGGCGCCGCGCGCCTGGGCCGCGGCGTCGGCTACCTCTACCCGCATGACTACCCGGGCAATTGGGTCGATCAGCCGTACCTCCCCGAGGATCTGCGCGACGCGCGCTACTACGAGCCGACGTCCAACGGCATGGAGCAGACGATCCGCGAGCGATTGGAGCGCCTGCGCGCGCAGCGCCGGTCGAAGGGTCCTGACAATTTCTCCTCTCATTGA